In Morganella morganii, the following are encoded in one genomic region:
- the norR gene encoding nitric oxide reductase transcriptional regulator NorR yields MGFSVDVLTGIAIALQRDIGHQDRFQRLVSTLRRVLNCDAAALLRYESHQFIPLAIDGLSPDVLGRRFRLDAHPRLEAIARAGDVVRFPADSQLPDPYDGLIPDHVHLKVHACAGLPLFAGQNLIGALTLDSLAPDQFDTFSDEELRLIAALAAGALNNALLIGQLENQQLAFSASAGLAAGQSGGQTDIIGLSPCMMQLKKEIAIVAGADMNVLVSGETGTGKELVVQSIHELSARRDHPLVYLNCAALPETVAESELFGHVKGAFTGAISNRSGKFEMADNGTLFLDEIGELSPALQAKLLRVLQYGDIQRIGDDRPLRVNVRVLAATNRDLRAEVAAGRFRADLFHRLSIFPLQVPPLRERHEDILLLTGYFCERYRQTFGLPQVVISPALRLALLHYHWPGNVRELEHAVHRAIVLARATGNSEELLLQPHHFSPEEIPEPVVSPETHPAEADQDLRTATDAFQTELIRTALTRSDGSWAAAARRLGIDAGNLHRLAKRLGLK; encoded by the coding sequence ATGGGATTTTCAGTTGATGTACTTACCGGCATTGCTATTGCCTTACAGCGGGATATCGGTCATCAGGATCGCTTTCAGCGTCTGGTCTCCACGCTGCGCCGGGTACTTAATTGTGATGCAGCCGCGCTGCTGCGTTATGAATCACATCAGTTTATTCCGCTGGCGATTGACGGGCTGTCGCCGGATGTTCTCGGCCGCCGCTTCCGGCTGGATGCGCATCCCAGACTGGAAGCCATCGCCCGTGCCGGGGATGTCGTCCGTTTTCCCGCAGACAGTCAGTTGCCTGACCCTTATGATGGTCTGATCCCGGATCATGTCCATCTGAAAGTGCACGCCTGCGCCGGTCTGCCGCTGTTTGCCGGGCAAAACCTTATCGGTGCGCTGACACTCGACAGCCTTGCACCGGACCAGTTTGATACATTCAGTGATGAAGAATTACGCCTGATTGCCGCTCTGGCCGCCGGAGCACTTAATAACGCCCTGCTTATCGGTCAGCTCGAGAACCAGCAACTGGCATTCAGCGCCTCCGCCGGGCTGGCGGCAGGGCAATCCGGCGGACAAACCGATATTATCGGCCTTTCACCCTGCATGATGCAGTTAAAGAAAGAGATAGCCATTGTGGCCGGTGCTGATATGAATGTGCTGGTCAGCGGCGAAACCGGTACCGGTAAAGAGCTGGTGGTGCAGTCCATTCACGAATTATCCGCCCGCCGTGATCACCCGCTGGTGTATCTTAACTGTGCGGCACTGCCGGAAACCGTTGCGGAAAGTGAACTATTCGGGCATGTCAAAGGCGCATTTACCGGTGCTATCAGTAACCGCAGCGGGAAATTTGAAATGGCGGATAACGGTACCCTGTTTCTGGATGAGATTGGTGAGCTGTCACCGGCGTTACAGGCCAAGCTGCTGCGGGTCTTACAGTATGGTGATATCCAGCGGATCGGTGATGACAGGCCGCTGCGGGTGAATGTCCGCGTGCTGGCTGCCACCAACCGGGATCTGCGGGCAGAAGTTGCCGCAGGCCGTTTCCGGGCTGACCTGTTCCACCGGCTCAGCATTTTCCCGTTACAGGTGCCGCCGCTGCGGGAACGCCATGAAGACATCCTGCTGCTGACCGGCTATTTCTGCGAACGCTACCGTCAGACGTTTGGTTTGCCGCAGGTGGTAATAAGCCCCGCGTTACGCCTGGCGCTGCTGCACTATCACTGGCCGGGTAATGTGCGGGAGCTTGAACATGCCGTGCACCGCGCCATTGTGCTGGCGCGTGCCACCGGTAACAGTGAAGAGCTGCTGTTACAGCCTCATCACTTCTCGCCGGAAGAAATCCCTGAACCGGTTGTCAGCCCGGAAACACATCCTGCAGAGGCCGATCAGGATCTGCGCACGGCCACCGATGCCTTTCAGACGGAACTTATCCGCACGGCACTTACCCGCAGTGACGGCAGCTGGGCAGCGGCGGCCCGCCGTCTCGGGATTGATGCCGGAAATCTGCACCGTCTGGCAAAACGTCTGGGGCTGAAATAA
- the norW gene encoding NADH:flavorubredoxin reductase NorW — translation MSAGIVIIGGGFAARQLVKNIRKTDTQVLLTVIAADSIDEYNKPDLSHVISLNQRADDLIRQSAQEFAQQYNVALFPHTRISGIDAQQHLISGEQQQWHYDKLVLATGATPGRPPVPGNELMLTLNSREDFQRHETRLRNAQRVLILGSGLIGTELAMDFCRAGKTVTLADMAASILSSLMPAELSSRLRHNLSASGVRVLTGTQLQSLKKTENDIEALFDHDCVTRADVVIAATGLKPDTSLAELAGLTVRRGIVTNSSLQTSDPDIYALGDCAEIDGKVMQYLQPIMLSAVCLAKNLTGGEGKLTLPPMLIRVKTPDLPVQLAGDFHHPDLRWSIDISRNGMTAKGHDSAGNLHAFAVTEDKLSDAFTLLRQLPQH, via the coding sequence ATGAGTGCAGGTATTGTGATTATCGGCGGGGGCTTTGCTGCCCGCCAGCTGGTGAAAAATATCCGTAAAACCGATACACAGGTGCTGCTGACGGTGATTGCGGCAGACAGTATCGATGAATATAACAAACCGGATTTAAGCCATGTGATAAGTCTGAATCAGCGTGCTGATGATCTTATCCGGCAGTCAGCACAGGAATTTGCACAGCAATATAATGTGGCGCTGTTCCCGCATACCCGGATCAGCGGCATTGATGCACAACAGCATCTTATCAGCGGTGAGCAGCAGCAATGGCACTATGACAAACTGGTGCTGGCGACCGGGGCAACACCGGGCCGTCCGCCGGTGCCCGGCAATGAACTGATGCTGACACTTAACAGCCGCGAGGATTTTCAGCGGCACGAAACACGGCTGCGTAATGCACAGCGGGTACTGATCCTTGGCAGCGGCCTGATCGGCACAGAATTGGCAATGGATTTCTGCCGGGCCGGGAAAACCGTTACCCTGGCGGATATGGCGGCCAGTATTTTGTCCTCACTGATGCCCGCTGAACTCAGCAGCCGTCTGCGGCATAACCTGTCCGCATCCGGTGTGCGGGTGCTGACCGGTACACAGTTACAGTCACTGAAGAAAACAGAAAATGATATAGAGGCGTTGTTTGATCATGATTGTGTGACCCGCGCGGATGTGGTGATTGCCGCCACCGGACTGAAACCGGATACCTCGCTGGCTGAGCTGGCCGGTCTGACTGTCCGGCGCGGTATTGTGACAAACAGTTCATTACAGACATCCGATCCGGATATTTATGCCCTCGGCGATTGCGCGGAAATTGACGGTAAAGTGATGCAGTATCTGCAGCCGATTATGCTCAGCGCGGTCTGTCTGGCAAAAAATCTGACCGGCGGAGAGGGAAAACTGACACTGCCGCCAATGCTTATCAGGGTGAAAACACCGGATCTGCCGGTACAGCTCGCCGGGGATTTTCATCATCCTGATCTGCGGTGGAGTATTGATATCAGCCGCAACGGTATGACGGCCAAAGGCCATGACAGCGCCGGAAATCTGCACGCTTTTGCGGTAACGGAAGACAAACTCAGTGATGCTTTTACGCTGCTGCGTCAGCTGCCGCAGCACTGA
- a CDS encoding 2-hydroxyacid dehydrogenase has product MKIVSYSTKHYDSKHMDLINQDPRFQYDIEYFDFPLTQQTAKNAVGADAVCIFVNDDANREVLQELADLNIRILALRCAGFNNVDLAAAEELGIQVVRVPAYSPEAVAEHAVGMMLSLNRRIHRAYQRTRDANFSLEGLTGFNMHNRTAGIVGTGKIGLAVLRILKGFGMRLLVSDPYPNQTALDLGAEYVDLNTLFAQSDVISLHCPLTPENHHLLNETAFAKMKDGVMIINTSRGALIDSAAAINALKQQKIGALGMDVYENERDLFFEDKSNDVIQDDVFRRLSSCHNVLFTGHQAFLTEEALLSISETTLENITKLYNGETSCNIVLQNW; this is encoded by the coding sequence ATGAAAATCGTCAGTTACAGTACCAAACATTACGACAGCAAACATATGGATTTGATTAATCAGGATCCTCGCTTTCAGTATGATATCGAATATTTTGATTTCCCGCTGACACAACAAACCGCAAAAAACGCCGTGGGTGCCGATGCTGTCTGTATTTTTGTTAATGATGATGCGAACCGGGAAGTATTGCAGGAACTGGCGGATCTCAATATCAGAATCCTCGCACTGCGCTGTGCGGGTTTTAATAACGTGGATTTAGCCGCCGCTGAAGAGCTGGGTATTCAGGTTGTCCGTGTTCCGGCCTATTCCCCGGAAGCTGTGGCTGAACATGCCGTCGGTATGATGCTGAGCCTGAACCGCCGTATTCACCGTGCTTACCAGCGCACCCGCGATGCTAACTTTTCTCTCGAGGGTCTGACCGGCTTTAATATGCATAACCGCACAGCCGGGATTGTCGGAACAGGCAAAATCGGCCTGGCCGTACTGCGGATATTAAAGGGATTCGGGATGCGCCTGCTGGTGTCTGATCCTTATCCTAACCAGACAGCACTGGATCTGGGTGCAGAATATGTCGATCTGAACACGCTGTTTGCGCAATCTGATGTGATTTCACTTCACTGCCCGCTGACGCCGGAAAATCATCATCTGCTGAATGAAACCGCATTTGCCAAAATGAAAGACGGCGTGATGATTATCAATACCAGCCGCGGTGCATTAATTGATTCCGCTGCCGCCATTAATGCCCTCAAACAGCAGAAAATTGGCGCGCTGGGTATGGATGTGTATGAAAATGAACGTGATTTATTCTTTGAAGATAAATCGAATGATGTGATTCAGGATGATGTGTTCCGCCGTCTCTCTTCCTGCCATAACGTCCTGTTTACCGGCCATCAGGCGTTTCTGACAGAAGAAGCTCTGTTGAGTATCAGCGAAACCACGCTGGAAAACATCACTAAGCTCTATAATGGCGAAACATCTTGTAACATTGTGTTACAGAATTGGTAG
- a CDS encoding TonB-dependent receptor family protein: protein MQNKITRRRLTHCLALSLTAGVSAAAAEPAPDTLIVTAAKQSRLAPDAAQEKEKLENVAGGTNLIMVEKDTRLATLHDALDYQPGVLVQNFFGGIDQPRLNIRGSGVQSAPLARGILLMQDGLPVTDADGSFHISTLEMRDARMISVRRGANSLNPQSNSLGGELDLISYTGRDEGGRLRYEYGSYGREGLQTAFGGVSDDGRFDGRINFTYDHFDGYRKHSSSQRKTVRGNFGYTGDNFENRTSLNWTDLRFDVAGPVSEAVLDSDPTEVYPMVWLRDPHRNVEQFRAANRSDWQIDNQRISAGVWYIRTHDNFTTPAYYRFSQSHSEGMQLGWQMETEPVSWRAALAADHMSLETDLMQNRRGTKMDKTPIGKFDGKADNIYASAGAGIHLTPGLTLNLDLKATHARRDTEKRNSSVSLDQNWTFWTPKAGVIWRPADNQRWFANVSASQEPATFHEIINSSDGRLTKLDPQKGVTFEIGGDGDITEQLKWNVALYRSFIKDEYITTYDSEGNITGVFNYAAKTRHQGLEAGINGVIPAGPGDVEYKLAWTWNDFRFMGGEYNGNYIAGIPRNIVSAEVLYRIGDWRFGPNIHWAPTDMAVDHENHLNIQKRKHYAVLGLRGTYQPADNWSLYMSMDNLTNEHYATTSVANRSVTGKDSTLFPGMGFSVNGGITYNF from the coding sequence ATGCAGAACAAAATCACCCGCCGCAGGCTGACACACTGCCTCGCGCTCTCACTTACTGCCGGTGTCTCCGCTGCGGCAGCGGAACCCGCACCGGACACCCTTATTGTCACCGCTGCAAAACAAAGCCGTCTCGCACCGGATGCCGCACAGGAAAAAGAAAAACTGGAGAATGTCGCGGGCGGCACCAACCTGATTATGGTTGAAAAGGATACCCGGCTGGCGACGCTGCATGATGCACTGGATTATCAGCCCGGCGTGCTGGTGCAGAATTTCTTCGGCGGTATTGATCAGCCCCGGCTGAATATCCGCGGCTCCGGTGTGCAGAGTGCCCCGCTGGCACGCGGCATTCTGCTGATGCAGGACGGGCTGCCGGTCACCGATGCGGACGGCAGTTTTCATATCAGCACCCTGGAAATGAGGGATGCGCGGATGATCAGTGTCCGGCGCGGCGCCAACAGCCTGAACCCGCAGAGTAACAGTCTGGGCGGTGAGCTGGATCTGATTTCCTATACCGGCCGCGATGAAGGCGGACGCCTGCGCTATGAATACGGTTCTTACGGCCGCGAAGGTTTACAGACGGCATTCGGCGGCGTATCGGATGACGGCCGTTTCGACGGACGCATCAATTTCACTTATGACCATTTCGACGGCTACCGTAAACACTCCTCATCACAGCGCAAAACCGTGCGCGGTAACTTTGGCTATACCGGTGATAATTTTGAGAACCGCACCTCCCTCAACTGGACCGATCTGCGCTTTGATGTCGCCGGGCCGGTCTCTGAAGCCGTGCTCGACAGTGATCCGACAGAGGTTTACCCGATGGTCTGGCTGCGGGATCCGCACCGCAATGTGGAGCAGTTCCGTGCCGCCAACCGTTCGGACTGGCAGATCGATAATCAGCGCATCAGTGCCGGTGTCTGGTATATCCGTACCCACGATAATTTCACCACCCCTGCCTATTACCGTTTCAGTCAGAGCCACAGTGAAGGTATGCAGCTGGGCTGGCAGATGGAAACCGAGCCGGTCTCCTGGCGGGCAGCACTGGCGGCTGATCATATGAGCCTGGAAACCGATCTGATGCAGAACCGGCGCGGCACAAAGATGGACAAAACACCGATCGGCAAGTTTGACGGCAAAGCAGACAATATTTATGCCTCCGCCGGTGCCGGTATTCATCTGACACCGGGTCTGACCCTGAATCTGGATCTCAAAGCCACTCATGCGCGGCGTGATACGGAAAAGCGCAACAGTTCCGTTTCACTGGATCAGAACTGGACCTTCTGGACCCCTAAAGCCGGGGTGATCTGGCGTCCGGCTGATAATCAGCGCTGGTTTGCCAACGTCAGCGCCAGTCAGGAGCCCGCGACCTTCCATGAAATCATTAATTCCTCTGACGGCCGCCTGACAAAACTGGATCCGCAGAAAGGCGTGACGTTTGAAATCGGCGGTGACGGTGATATTACCGAACAGCTGAAATGGAATGTGGCGCTCTACCGCAGCTTTATCAAAGATGAATACATCACAACTTATGATTCAGAGGGAAATATCACCGGCGTCTTTAATTATGCCGCCAAAACCCGTCATCAGGGGCTGGAAGCAGGAATTAACGGCGTGATCCCGGCGGGTCCCGGAGATGTGGAATATAAGCTGGCCTGGACGTGGAATGATTTCCGTTTTATGGGCGGTGAATATAACGGCAATTATATCGCCGGAATCCCGCGTAATATTGTCTCGGCGGAAGTGCTGTACCGGATCGGCGACTGGCGTTTCGGCCCGAATATTCACTGGGCACCGACCGACATGGCCGTCGATCACGAAAACCATCTCAATATTCAGAAGCGCAAACACTATGCGGTGCTCGGGCTGAGAGGCACTTATCAGCCTGCGGATAACTGGTCGCTCTATATGTCAATGGATAACCTGACCAACGAACACTATGCGACCACCTCTGTAGCGAACCGCTCAGTCACCGGCAAAGACAGCACTCTGTTCCCGGGGATGGGATTCAGTGTCAACGGCGGTATCACCTATAATTTCTGA
- a CDS encoding YdbH family protein: MKKLLKVLVVLLALLMIILPAAWLTIPRWLPAVVKSSLPDGVTLSLSQPKIRAGGLYIEEAALRSNECQLAGGEKLSLHYQRGGRWIIDAGSLTGDAGCFQKLPSGPEETDTTPVDIGALLSQLPPVTLTADNVIPAPWQMYRGKLSLTTAPGRGQQLSYQGENIQAELAVDPALNLTLSQLDATVGDEKFALSGALTLPLNTAELPDKGRLQAEITTTYRPQPLMAAFDWQGRQGVLTLSETDPQTVLLNIPWEATAESILIKNGEWRWDEWEQPLRGTISAELKNWLSSPADMLLGARISVTTQGVRGKGTVVLQLPETPLPLTEFDIPFELAGQVNHNDMWAAGRVPAVLTGTFADPVIRLRSGALVRARGQLSPDFLVEELRLPLAGTSLSQQGISGPLDAIVTVNNPELGRYRFQMKGQAREFLPDNGRWYWQIWGNGRMKPLNADWTFSGAGSWLDEEIRIRKLNTGFNGIRYGMMSMDAPALTLLSPLIWTRVDGQEKLSGKVQLTTRKIRLDNSYLPSATFDMTLDGRDPRDFSVKGTLSAGKNIGPIHYWSRWDGVRLRGEARWPEQDMRAFQTLIPADLGITLRNGVFYAQAAYSAAPGQGFVAGGHWVVKQAGMWLKDGEVSGVDFVLPWRLADSRWQLGSKTPVMLRIARVENLFEVTDIKADLQGYYPYGDAYPLELSGVSLDILGGQVTMPSLTIPQKTAAVIKLDKLNTGPLINTLKVTQFALEGSISGELPFYIDNPQWIVHNGWVENDEPLTLNLDNQFVESVSENNISAGTAINWLDYLVMKRVRTDVNLTNLGVLTMSSVVSGYNPVLDARRAVNLNYRHEENVFQLWRSLRFGSNLEAWLEKSISQNQE, translated from the coding sequence ATGAAAAAATTACTGAAAGTGCTGGTCGTACTGCTTGCTCTGCTGATGATTATCCTCCCGGCGGCCTGGCTGACAATTCCGCGCTGGCTGCCTGCCGTGGTGAAATCCTCTCTGCCGGATGGCGTTACACTGTCACTTTCTCAGCCAAAAATTCGTGCGGGTGGCCTCTATATAGAAGAAGCGGCTCTCCGCAGTAATGAATGTCAGCTGGCGGGCGGGGAAAAGCTGTCACTTCACTATCAGCGCGGCGGCCGCTGGATTATTGATGCCGGTTCACTGACCGGTGATGCGGGTTGCTTTCAGAAATTACCTTCCGGCCCTGAAGAAACAGACACTACACCGGTTGATATCGGTGCGCTGTTATCGCAGTTGCCGCCGGTGACGCTGACCGCTGATAACGTTATCCCCGCGCCCTGGCAGATGTACCGGGGAAAACTGAGCCTGACAACCGCACCCGGCCGGGGACAGCAATTGAGTTATCAGGGTGAGAACATTCAGGCGGAACTGGCGGTTGATCCGGCGCTGAACCTGACTCTGTCACAACTGGATGCCACTGTTGGTGATGAAAAATTTGCGCTCAGCGGCGCACTGACACTGCCGCTGAATACAGCGGAGCTGCCGGATAAAGGCAGATTACAGGCTGAAATCACAACCACATACCGGCCACAGCCGCTGATGGCTGCCTTTGACTGGCAGGGGCGGCAGGGTGTTCTGACGCTGAGTGAAACTGATCCGCAGACCGTGCTGCTGAATATTCCCTGGGAAGCCACGGCGGAAAGTATTCTGATTAAAAACGGGGAATGGCGCTGGGATGAGTGGGAACAGCCCCTGCGGGGAACTATCAGCGCAGAACTGAAAAACTGGCTCTCCTCACCGGCGGATATGCTTTTGGGGGCGCGGATCTCCGTGACCACGCAGGGTGTGCGCGGTAAAGGCACGGTGGTATTGCAGTTACCGGAAACACCGCTTCCGCTGACTGAGTTTGATATTCCTTTTGAGCTGGCCGGGCAGGTTAATCACAATGATATGTGGGCAGCCGGACGGGTACCGGCGGTACTGACCGGCACGTTTGCCGATCCGGTGATCCGGTTACGCTCCGGGGCACTGGTGCGGGCTCGCGGGCAGCTCAGTCCGGATTTTCTGGTGGAAGAACTGCGTCTGCCGCTGGCGGGAACCTCGCTGTCACAGCAGGGAATTTCCGGGCCGCTGGATGCTATTGTGACGGTGAATAATCCGGAGCTGGGGCGTTACCGTTTTCAGATGAAAGGCCAGGCGCGGGAATTCCTGCCGGATAATGGCCGCTGGTACTGGCAAATCTGGGGAAATGGCCGGATGAAACCGCTGAATGCGGACTGGACATTCTCCGGCGCCGGTTCCTGGCTGGATGAGGAAATCCGTATCCGGAAACTGAACACCGGATTCAACGGTATCCGCTACGGTATGATGTCGATGGATGCCCCGGCGCTGACACTGTTATCCCCGCTGATCTGGACGCGGGTTGACGGGCAGGAGAAATTGTCCGGTAAAGTGCAGCTGACCACCCGGAAAATCCGGCTGGATAACAGCTATCTGCCGTCCGCGACCTTTGATATGACGCTGGATGGCCGTGACCCCCGCGATTTTTCTGTTAAAGGCACACTGTCAGCCGGAAAAAATATCGGGCCGATACATTACTGGAGCCGCTGGGACGGTGTCCGTCTGCGTGGTGAGGCTCGTTGGCCGGAGCAGGATATGCGGGCATTTCAGACGCTGATCCCGGCCGATCTGGGGATCACACTGCGTAACGGTGTTTTCTATGCCCAGGCGGCGTATTCTGCTGCACCGGGTCAGGGATTTGTCGCCGGCGGGCACTGGGTGGTCAAACAGGCGGGCATGTGGCTGAAAGACGGCGAAGTGAGCGGCGTGGATTTTGTGCTGCCGTGGCGGCTCGCGGACAGCCGCTGGCAGCTCGGCAGTAAAACGCCTGTGATGCTGCGGATTGCGCGTGTTGAGAATCTGTTTGAAGTGACGGATATTAAAGCCGATTTGCAGGGTTATTACCCGTACGGTGATGCCTATCCGCTGGAACTGTCCGGCGTCAGTCTGGATATTCTGGGCGGACAGGTCACCATGCCGTCACTGACCATTCCGCAGAAAACCGCAGCGGTGATAAAACTGGATAAACTGAATACCGGCCCGCTGATCAATACGCTGAAAGTGACACAGTTTGCCCTTGAAGGCAGTATCAGCGGGGAATTACCGTTTTATATTGATAATCCGCAGTGGATTGTGCATAACGGTTGGGTGGAAAACGACGAACCGCTGACCCTCAATCTGGATAATCAGTTTGTTGAATCGGTCAGTGAAAACAATATTTCAGCGGGTACGGCGATTAACTGGCTGGATTATCTGGTGATGAAACGGGTGCGGACGGATGTTAATCTGACCAACCTGGGTGTCCTGACGATGTCATCAGTGGTTTCCGGCTATAATCCGGTACTGGATGCACGGCGGGCGGTAAATCTGAATTACCGGCATGAGGAAAATGTGTTTCAGTTATGGCGCAGTCTGCGTTTCGGCAGCAATCTGGAAGCCTGGCTGGAAAAGAGTATTTCACAGAATCAGGAGTAA
- the norV gene encoding anaerobic nitric oxide reductase flavorubredoxin, with translation MAIHVKNNVHWVGQRDWEVRDFHGTEYKTLLGSSYNSYLIREEKNVLIDTVDHKFSREFVQHLQTQIDLNDIDYIVINHAEEDHAGALTELMAAIPDTPIYCTENAIDSINGHHHHPEWHFNVVKTGDTLDIGNGKQLIFVETPMLHWPDSMMTYLTGDAILFSNDAFGQHYCDERLFNDEVDQTELFEQCQRYYANILTPFSRLVTPKITEILGFGLPVDMIATSHGVVWRDNPTQIVEWYLKWAADYQEDRITIFYDTMSNNTRMMADAIAQGINEADPDVAVKIFNVARSDKNDIITSVFRSKGALVGSSTMNNVMMPKIAGMLEELTGLRFRNKKAAAFGSYGWNGGAVDRVQTRLMDAGFETTMSLKAKWRPDLNTLEECRQYGRDLARQWATGVLPAVSRPAAAAPKAITPQPVAAPAAAVNDTGKAKSCDSVTNVSSQDLGPCMQCGVCQWVYDPEKGEPVQGVEPGTPWSCVPDNFLCPECSLGKDVFDVLATEAA, from the coding sequence ATGGCTATTCATGTAAAAAATAATGTGCATTGGGTCGGACAGCGTGACTGGGAAGTCCGCGATTTCCACGGAACAGAATACAAAACCCTGCTCGGCAGCAGCTATAACAGCTATCTGATCCGCGAAGAGAAAAATGTCCTGATTGATACAGTTGATCACAAATTCAGCCGCGAGTTTGTGCAGCATCTGCAGACACAAATCGACCTGAACGATATTGATTACATTGTGATTAACCATGCGGAAGAAGATCACGCCGGGGCATTAACCGAACTGATGGCGGCGATCCCGGACACGCCAATCTACTGTACTGAAAATGCCATTGATTCTATTAACGGACATCATCATCACCCGGAATGGCATTTTAATGTGGTGAAAACCGGGGATACCCTGGATATCGGTAACGGCAAACAGCTGATTTTTGTCGAAACCCCGATGCTGCACTGGCCGGACAGTATGATGACCTATCTGACCGGAGATGCCATTCTGTTCAGTAATGATGCCTTTGGTCAGCACTATTGCGACGAGCGCCTGTTTAACGATGAGGTGGATCAGACTGAGCTGTTTGAGCAGTGCCAGCGTTACTATGCCAACATCCTGACGCCGTTCAGCCGTCTGGTGACCCCGAAAATTACTGAAATCCTCGGTTTCGGGCTGCCGGTGGATATGATCGCGACCTCACACGGCGTGGTCTGGCGCGATAATCCGACTCAAATCGTGGAGTGGTATCTGAAATGGGCGGCGGATTATCAGGAAGATCGTATCACGATTTTCTATGACACCATGTCGAACAACACCCGCATGATGGCCGATGCAATCGCACAGGGGATCAATGAAGCGGACCCGGATGTGGCGGTGAAAATCTTTAACGTCGCCCGCAGCGATAAGAATGACATCATCACCAGTGTGTTCCGTTCAAAAGGAGCGCTGGTGGGCTCATCCACTATGAATAATGTCATGATGCCGAAAATTGCCGGCATGCTGGAGGAATTAACCGGTCTGCGGTTCCGCAATAAAAAAGCAGCGGCTTTCGGCAGCTACGGCTGGAACGGCGGAGCGGTTGACCGTGTGCAGACCCGGCTGATGGATGCCGGTTTTGAAACCACGATGTCACTGAAAGCAAAATGGCGTCCTGATCTGAATACCCTTGAAGAGTGCCGCCAATACGGACGTGACCTGGCGCGGCAGTGGGCGACCGGGGTATTACCGGCGGTCAGCAGACCGGCAGCTGCGGCACCAAAAGCGATCACGCCGCAACCGGTGGCCGCCCCGGCAGCCGCTGTTAATGATACCGGAAAAGCAAAATCATGTGACAGTGTCACCAATGTATCATCTCAGGACTTGGGGCCGTGCATGCAGTGCGGTGTGTGCCAGTGGGTTTATGATCCTGAGAAAGGCGAGCCGGTGCAGGGCGTGGAGCCGGGAACACCGTGGTCCTGTGTACCGGATAATTTCCTGTGCCCGGAATGCTCTCTCGGTAAAGATGTATTTGATGTCCTGGCGACGGAGGCCGCATGA
- the ytfE gene encoding iron-sulfur cluster repair protein YtfE encodes MTLREKTLGELALSVNGASALFRRYDLDFCCGGKRTLAKAAEKKSLNIDEIEQALLALKDEAPAQDWRKAPLSDIIAFIITRYHDRHRAQLPELILQAEKVERVHAAKASVPKGLTRQLTALHEELTSHMMKEEQVLFPMICNGMGPQAAGPVQVMEAEHDDAGDIVEVIKFITNNVTAPEEACTTWRVLYNGINTFIDDLMEHISLENNLLFPRALAGE; translated from the coding sequence ATGACATTACGTGAAAAAACCCTGGGCGAACTGGCGCTGTCTGTGAATGGTGCATCGGCACTTTTCCGCCGTTATGATCTGGATTTCTGCTGCGGCGGAAAACGGACACTGGCAAAAGCGGCAGAGAAAAAATCCCTGAATATCGATGAAATTGAACAGGCATTACTCGCCCTGAAAGATGAGGCACCGGCGCAGGACTGGCGGAAAGCCCCGCTGAGCGACATTATCGCCTTTATTATTACCCGTTATCACGATCGCCACCGCGCACAATTACCGGAACTGATTTTACAGGCGGAAAAAGTGGAGCGGGTGCATGCCGCCAAAGCCAGTGTCCCGAAAGGGCTGACCCGGCAACTGACGGCACTGCATGAAGAGCTGACCTCGCATATGATGAAAGAGGAACAAGTGCTGTTTCCGATGATCTGCAACGGCATGGGACCGCAGGCGGCAGGGCCGGTACAGGTTATGGAAGCAGAGCATGATGATGCGGGGGATATTGTGGAGGTGATTAAATTTATCACCAATAATGTCACAGCACCGGAAGAAGCCTGCACAACCTGGCGGGTACTGTATAACGGTATCAATACCTTCATTGATGATTTAATGGAACACATCAGCCTGGAGAATAACTTACTGTTTCCGCGCGCTCTGGCCGGGGAATAG